One window of Acidobacteriota bacterium genomic DNA carries:
- a CDS encoding bifunctional folylpolyglutamate synthase/dihydrofolate synthase: MTHEEVLAYLHSLEALGIKLALKNVSGLLEALGNPQSAFPSVLVTGTNGKGSVAAMLASILHRAGHRIGLYTSPHLIRHEERIVVDGRPIAAADFDAVVTDVRGTIERLVGSGALQAPPTHFETITAAAFLHFARAKIELAVLEVGMGGRLDATVLARPRLALATNVALEHTAYLGDTIAKIAAEKAGVLLEGGVLLSGERAPEALDAFRRRAEETGGRFVELASYATVEGEPGGPLAIRTRRREHLGLEVALRGPHQAGNAALAVAACDLLDEMGFTVPAEAIGRGLAEARWPGRFQIVEGSPRVVLDGAHNPAACEALATALAALPGASPRATTLVFGVLRDKEHVPMMRALFPRAARVVLTRGRAPRFRDPHGLLPEARRIAAEFHADRSTIVSAAESIGEALREARGETPASGIVCVAGSLYLVGEAMELLGIEPWE; this comes from the coding sequence ATGACTCACGAAGAGGTTCTCGCCTACCTCCACTCGCTCGAAGCGCTCGGCATCAAGCTCGCGCTGAAGAACGTCTCGGGACTCCTCGAAGCCCTCGGCAACCCTCAATCGGCTTTTCCCAGCGTTCTCGTGACCGGGACGAACGGGAAGGGATCGGTCGCCGCGATGCTCGCGTCGATCCTGCATCGCGCCGGCCACCGGATCGGGCTCTACACGTCGCCTCATCTGATCCGGCACGAGGAGAGGATCGTCGTGGACGGACGGCCGATCGCCGCCGCCGACTTCGACGCGGTGGTGACGGACGTTCGGGGGACGATCGAGCGGCTGGTCGGGAGCGGCGCGCTCCAGGCCCCCCCGACGCACTTCGAGACAATCACGGCGGCGGCCTTCCTCCACTTCGCGCGCGCGAAGATCGAACTCGCGGTGCTCGAGGTGGGGATGGGTGGGCGGCTCGACGCGACGGTCCTCGCGCGCCCCCGCCTCGCCCTCGCGACGAACGTCGCTCTCGAGCACACCGCCTACCTCGGGGACACGATCGCGAAGATCGCCGCCGAGAAGGCCGGCGTGCTCCTCGAAGGGGGAGTCCTGTTGTCCGGCGAGCGCGCTCCCGAGGCGCTCGACGCCTTCCGGCGCCGCGCGGAGGAAACCGGCGGACGGTTCGTGGAGCTGGCGTCGTACGCGACCGTGGAGGGTGAGCCCGGGGGCCCTCTCGCGATCCGCACGCGGCGGCGGGAGCACCTCGGGCTCGAGGTGGCGCTTCGCGGCCCGCACCAGGCGGGGAACGCGGCGCTGGCCGTCGCGGCGTGCGATCTCCTGGACGAGATGGGGTTCACCGTCCCCGCGGAGGCGATCGGGCGCGGGCTGGCGGAGGCGCGCTGGCCCGGGCGATTCCAGATCGTCGAGGGGTCGCCGCGCGTCGTCCTCGACGGGGCGCACAACCCTGCGGCGTGCGAGGCGCTCGCGACGGCGCTCGCGGCGCTCCCGGGCGCGTCGCCGCGCGCGACGACGCTCGTCTTCGGGGTCCTCAGGGACAAGGAGCACGTGCCGATGATGCGGGCGCTCTTCCCCCGGGCCGCCCGCGTCGTCCTCACGCGCGGCCGGGCTCCGAGATTCCGTGACCCCCACGGCCTCCTCCCGGAGGCCCGCCGCATCGCGGCGGAATTCCACGCCGATCGGTCAACCATCGTCAGCGCTGCCGAGTCAATAGGAGAGGCGCTCCGGGAGGCGAGGGGTGAGACCCCTGCCTCCGGAATCGTCTGCGTGGCCGGAAGCCTCTATCTCGTCGGCGAGGCGATGGAACTCCTCGGCATCGAGCCGTGGGAATGA
- a CDS encoding multicopper oxidase domain-containing protein translates to MKRRLFLWLALAAFAVLPAATIHSYGEEQIPLEPTAVPQFVDPLPGLAIVDGTQPYTLTMCEFKANVLPTGTFAPGVKPETWVWGYIPGTTCPTTAQGTYLGPVVVAHRGVPTEATFVNNLGHTSTSNLLAYKNSTDQTLHWADPLNKEQNACNEERHEGMPPAGECAEHYDGPIPAVVHLHGGEVPPQLDGGPDAWFTSDGSYQGHGYYSFPGTGGPGSNLAVYRYPNTQDAAPLWFHDHTLGATRLNVYAGLAGGYLIIDPADTSVPSNLPGPIPLILQDRMFDKNGQLYFPSGVPFTPNADHPFWVPEFTGDTMMVNGHAWPYLDVEAKRYRFLFINGSNARTYDMFLTNPATKADGPAIWQIGTDGGYLDNPVKIDPRAPASQLRHLVMMPGERADVIIDFAGVAPGTSLILRNVAKTPYPAGDTVDGRTLGRIMQFRVKAATGTDTSYDPSLGAALRTPMVRLVNPTSGTLASGVTVQKTRQLTLNEVIEAPVTVNGFDFEGGPQEVLVNNTMWAGMDESGMVRSDFTPITLGGITTGYSELPKEGDTEIWEIVNTTADAHPIHLHLVQFQLVNRQAFDVKKYFMAYANAFGGTIVDGFGPPNDYNVPNADGAVGGNPAVGPFLRGPAKSPDANEAGWKDTVRMMPGQVTRIAVRWAPPSLPATTAPADAFYPFSPNEGHGYVWHCHIIDHEDNEMMRPTSVQLNGLATRTCIMGTDY, encoded by the coding sequence ATGAAGAGACGTCTGTTCCTCTGGCTCGCGCTGGCGGCTTTCGCCGTCCTGCCCGCGGCCACCATTCACTCGTACGGCGAAGAGCAGATTCCGCTCGAGCCCACGGCGGTCCCGCAGTTCGTGGATCCGCTTCCCGGCCTCGCCATCGTGGACGGCACCCAGCCGTACACGCTGACGATGTGCGAGTTCAAGGCGAACGTGCTGCCCACGGGCACCTTCGCCCCCGGCGTGAAGCCGGAGACCTGGGTGTGGGGGTACATCCCCGGCACCACGTGCCCGACCACGGCGCAGGGGACGTACCTCGGTCCGGTGGTCGTCGCGCATCGCGGCGTGCCGACGGAGGCGACGTTCGTCAACAACCTCGGCCACACCTCGACGTCGAATCTCCTGGCTTACAAGAACTCCACCGACCAGACCCTCCACTGGGCGGATCCTCTCAACAAGGAGCAGAACGCCTGCAACGAAGAGCGGCACGAGGGGATGCCCCCGGCCGGTGAGTGCGCCGAGCACTACGACGGCCCGATCCCCGCGGTCGTCCACCTGCACGGCGGCGAGGTCCCGCCCCAGCTGGACGGCGGCCCGGACGCCTGGTTCACGAGTGACGGGAGCTACCAGGGACACGGCTACTACAGCTTCCCCGGGACCGGTGGTCCCGGCTCGAACCTCGCGGTCTACCGCTACCCGAACACGCAAGACGCAGCGCCGCTCTGGTTCCACGACCACACGCTGGGGGCGACGCGGCTCAACGTGTACGCGGGTCTCGCGGGCGGCTACTTGATCATCGACCCCGCCGACACCTCGGTCCCGTCGAACCTCCCGGGGCCCATCCCGCTCATCCTCCAGGATCGGATGTTCGACAAGAACGGCCAGCTCTACTTCCCCTCGGGCGTCCCCTTCACCCCGAACGCCGACCATCCCTTCTGGGTCCCCGAGTTCACGGGCGACACGATGATGGTGAACGGCCACGCGTGGCCGTATCTCGACGTCGAGGCGAAGCGGTATCGCTTCCTCTTCATCAACGGGTCGAACGCCCGCACCTATGACATGTTCCTCACGAACCCCGCCACCAAGGCCGACGGCCCGGCGATCTGGCAGATCGGGACCGACGGCGGATATCTCGACAACCCCGTCAAGATCGACCCCCGGGCCCCCGCCAGCCAGCTCCGCCATCTCGTGATGATGCCGGGCGAGCGCGCCGACGTGATCATCGACTTCGCGGGCGTCGCGCCGGGGACGAGCCTCATCCTCCGCAACGTCGCGAAGACCCCGTACCCCGCGGGCGACACGGTCGACGGCAGGACCCTCGGCCGCATCATGCAGTTCCGCGTGAAGGCGGCGACCGGCACCGACACCAGCTACGACCCGTCGCTCGGCGCGGCCCTCCGCACGCCGATGGTCCGTCTGGTGAATCCGACGTCGGGAACGCTCGCATCCGGCGTCACGGTCCAGAAGACGCGTCAGCTAACCCTCAACGAGGTCATCGAGGCTCCCGTCACCGTCAACGGCTTCGACTTCGAGGGAGGTCCGCAGGAGGTCCTGGTCAACAACACGATGTGGGCCGGGATGGACGAGAGCGGGATGGTCCGCTCCGACTTCACCCCGATCACGCTCGGCGGCATCACGACCGGATACTCGGAGCTTCCGAAGGAAGGAGACACCGAGATCTGGGAGATCGTCAACACGACCGCGGACGCGCACCCGATCCACCTGCACCTCGTCCAGTTCCAGCTCGTCAACCGGCAGGCGTTCGACGTGAAGAAGTACTTCATGGCCTACGCGAACGCCTTCGGCGGCACCATCGTGGACGGCTTCGGCCCGCCGAACGACTACAACGTTCCGAACGCCGACGGCGCCGTGGGCGGTAACCCCGCCGTCGGGCCGTTCCTGAGAGGTCCCGCCAAGTCTCCCGACGCGAACGAGGCCGGCTGGAAGGACACCGTGCGCATGATGCCGGGGCAGGTCACCCGGATCGCCGTGCGGTGGGCACCGCCGTCGCTTCCCGCGACGACCGCCCCGGCGGATGCCTTCTACCCGTTCTCGCCGAACGAGGGACACGGGTACGTCTGGCATTGCCACATCATCGATCACGAGGACAACGAGATGATGCGACCGACGAGCGTCCAGTTGAACGGGCTCGCGACGCGCACCTGCATCATGGGGACCGACTACTGA
- a CDS encoding acetyl-CoA carboxylase carboxyltransferase subunit beta yields MAWFKKEKTPKQPVEEKRVRIPGGLWVKCDNCREIIYKKEVLRNANVCPKCNYHFRISSRERLQILFDNGLYEEFDRDISPTDPLSWKDSKPYKDRLKAYQESTGLKDAIVNAVGLIGGIPSVISAMEYGFMGGSMGSVVGEKIARAGERALADRRPLIVVSASGGARMQEGILSLMQMAKISSVLAKLDDEGIPFISILTDPTTGGVTASFAMLGDLNIAEPKALIGFAGPRVIEQTIRETLPEGFQRSEFQLEKGMIDMVVDRANLKATLERCLRFMVAGAGVDGARSA; encoded by the coding sequence GTGGCCTGGTTCAAGAAAGAGAAGACCCCCAAGCAGCCGGTCGAGGAAAAGCGCGTCCGGATCCCCGGCGGGCTGTGGGTCAAGTGCGACAACTGCCGCGAGATCATCTACAAGAAGGAAGTCCTCAGGAACGCGAACGTCTGCCCGAAGTGCAACTACCACTTCCGGATCTCGTCGCGCGAGCGCTTGCAGATCCTCTTCGACAACGGCCTCTACGAGGAGTTCGATCGCGACATCTCGCCCACCGACCCGTTGTCGTGGAAGGACTCGAAGCCGTACAAGGATCGCCTGAAGGCGTACCAGGAGTCGACCGGACTGAAGGACGCGATCGTCAACGCCGTCGGCCTCATCGGCGGCATCCCGTCCGTCATCTCGGCGATGGAGTACGGCTTCATGGGCGGGAGCATGGGATCGGTCGTAGGGGAGAAGATCGCCCGCGCCGGCGAGCGCGCCCTCGCCGATCGCAGGCCGCTCATCGTGGTGTCGGCGTCGGGAGGCGCGCGGATGCAGGAGGGGATCCTCTCGCTGATGCAGATGGCGAAGATCTCGTCCGTCCTCGCGAAGCTCGACGACGAAGGGATCCCCTTCATCTCGATTCTCACCGACCCGACGACCGGCGGCGTCACGGCGTCGTTCGCGATGCTCGGGGATCTGAACATCGCCGAGCCGAAGGCGCTCATCGGCTTCGCCGGCCCCCGCGTCATCGAGCAGACGATCCGCGAGACGCTCCCCGAGGGGTTCCAGCGCTCCGAGTTCCAGCTCGAGAAGGGGATGATCGACATGGTCGTCGATCGCGCCAACCTCAAGGCCACGCTCGAGAGGTGCCTGCGCTTCATGGTGGCGGGCGCCGGGGTGGACGGCGCAAGGTCCGCCTGA
- a CDS encoding class I SAM-dependent methyltransferase produces the protein MPRPRTKPPSPTLEPLTPTRWTYAGLFTAALSTLMFEVLLTRIFSVTMFYHFAFVAISVAMFGMTAGAMAVYLLPNTFTPQRLKAHLAVATLMFALTSLGAFLLHVSLPTFSSGQTTGMSAMAPTYIVMTVPFFFSGVAICLALTRYSRDVSRLYTADLIGAAIGCVATVVLLKVTDGPTAVVAVAGIAAAGAACFAMDSGAPRVKWTTIVAAVALLGCAAGHTVLVWQQRPLLRLFWVKGKQESPPLYEKWNSFSRVTVTGRIGQRFTANGWGLSHAYPTGRSVAEIGLTIDNSAGTPLTGFTGDLGEVQHLKYDLVNIAHYLKKDADVLVVGTGGGRDVLAALAFGQKSIVGVEINENIIKAVNERFGDFTGHLDQYSNVRFVNDEARSFIARQTGQFDILQISLIDTWAATAAGAFVLSENSLYTVDAWKIFLHHVRPAGILTVTRWYFRDRPSEMYRLTGLATEALSELGVARPRDHMVILRAMKYDKSPEAPDGVGTILVSPTPFKSQDLDRLDELAATLKFEIVLSPRTAVDEVFGKMASADGLVEVVDRFPLNIAPPTDDAPFFFHMLRLKDVFDSKLRASWEAGANRIQLNAVSVLATLLAVVLWMTAIGIGVPLAMTRRRVALGRNWPLLVYFGGIGMGFMLIEISQMQRLVVFLGHPTYALSVVLFALLLSSGVGSFLTSSIGGDRLRASARALLGGLLGALALFGIVTPRVAAMFEPSSTPVRILLATGILFALGIFMGTAFPLGMKLAASTSESLTPWLWGVNGAASVLASVLAVVIALTWGISAAFWTGAGAYAIAFFAFQAAGRSETPAREGA, from the coding sequence ATGCCGCGCCCACGCACGAAACCCCCCAGCCCCACCCTCGAGCCCCTCACCCCCACGCGCTGGACGTACGCCGGGCTCTTCACGGCCGCGCTCTCGACCCTGATGTTCGAGGTTCTCCTCACGCGCATCTTCAGCGTGACGATGTTCTACCACTTCGCCTTCGTCGCGATCTCCGTCGCCATGTTCGGGATGACCGCCGGGGCGATGGCCGTCTATCTCCTCCCCAACACCTTCACCCCGCAGCGCCTGAAGGCGCACCTCGCCGTCGCCACGCTCATGTTCGCCCTCACGAGCCTCGGCGCGTTCCTCCTCCACGTCTCGCTCCCGACCTTCAGCAGCGGCCAGACGACCGGGATGAGCGCCATGGCCCCCACGTACATCGTCATGACCGTGCCGTTTTTCTTCAGCGGCGTCGCCATCTGCCTCGCGCTCACGCGCTACAGCCGCGACGTCAGCCGGCTCTACACGGCCGATCTCATCGGCGCGGCGATCGGGTGCGTCGCGACGGTCGTCCTCCTGAAGGTGACCGACGGGCCCACGGCGGTCGTCGCCGTCGCCGGGATCGCCGCGGCCGGCGCGGCCTGCTTCGCGATGGACTCGGGAGCGCCGCGCGTGAAGTGGACGACAATCGTCGCGGCGGTGGCGCTCCTCGGATGCGCCGCGGGGCACACGGTGCTCGTGTGGCAGCAACGACCCCTGCTGCGCCTCTTCTGGGTGAAGGGGAAGCAGGAGAGCCCGCCCCTCTACGAGAAGTGGAACTCCTTCTCGCGTGTCACCGTGACCGGGAGGATCGGGCAGCGGTTCACGGCGAACGGCTGGGGGCTCAGCCATGCGTACCCCACCGGGCGGAGCGTCGCGGAGATCGGCCTCACGATCGACAACTCGGCGGGGACGCCGCTCACGGGGTTCACCGGGGATCTCGGCGAGGTGCAGCACCTCAAGTACGACCTCGTCAACATCGCGCACTATCTGAAGAAGGACGCCGACGTGCTCGTCGTCGGGACGGGCGGGGGGCGCGACGTGCTCGCGGCGCTCGCCTTCGGGCAGAAGTCGATCGTGGGCGTGGAGATCAACGAGAACATCATCAAGGCGGTGAACGAGCGGTTCGGGGACTTCACCGGGCACCTCGATCAGTATTCGAACGTGAGGTTCGTGAACGACGAAGCCCGATCGTTCATCGCCCGGCAGACGGGACAGTTCGACATCCTCCAGATCTCCCTGATCGACACGTGGGCGGCGACGGCGGCGGGGGCGTTCGTCCTGAGCGAGAACTCGCTCTACACCGTGGACGCGTGGAAGATCTTCCTGCACCACGTGCGGCCTGCGGGGATCCTCACCGTCACGCGCTGGTACTTCAGGGATCGGCCGAGCGAGATGTACCGGCTCACGGGGCTGGCGACGGAGGCCCTCTCCGAGCTCGGCGTCGCGCGGCCGCGGGACCACATGGTGATCCTGCGGGCGATGAAGTACGACAAGAGCCCCGAGGCGCCCGACGGCGTCGGCACGATCCTGGTGAGCCCCACGCCGTTCAAGTCGCAGGATCTCGATCGCCTCGACGAGCTGGCGGCGACGCTGAAGTTCGAGATCGTGCTGAGCCCGCGGACGGCCGTCGACGAGGTCTTCGGGAAGATGGCCTCGGCCGACGGGCTGGTCGAGGTGGTGGATCGCTTCCCGCTCAACATCGCGCCGCCCACGGACGACGCCCCGTTCTTCTTCCACATGCTGCGATTGAAGGACGTCTTCGACTCAAAGCTCCGGGCCTCGTGGGAGGCGGGGGCGAACAGGATCCAGCTCAACGCGGTCTCGGTGCTGGCGACGCTTCTCGCGGTCGTGCTCTGGATGACGGCCATCGGCATCGGCGTGCCGCTCGCGATGACGCGGCGCCGGGTCGCCCTCGGGCGGAACTGGCCCCTGCTCGTCTACTTCGGCGGCATCGGGATGGGGTTCATGCTGATCGAGATCTCGCAGATGCAGCGGCTGGTGGTCTTCCTGGGGCACCCGACGTACGCGCTGTCGGTGGTCCTCTTCGCGCTTCTCCTCTCGAGCGGCGTGGGGAGCTTCCTGACGTCGTCGATCGGGGGGGATCGCCTGCGCGCCTCGGCGCGCGCGCTCCTCGGCGGGCTGCTCGGGGCGCTGGCGCTCTTCGGGATCGTGACCCCTCGCGTCGCGGCGATGTTCGAGCCGTCCTCGACGCCGGTGCGAATCCTTCTCGCGACGGGAATCCTCTTCGCTCTCGGCATCTTCATGGGGACGGCTTTCCCGCTCGGCATGAAGCTCGCCGCGTCGACCTCCGAATCGCTCACGCCGTGGCTGTGGGGGGTGAACGGGGCGGCGTCGGTGCTGGCCTCGGTCCTCGCGGTCGTCATCGCGCTCACCTGGGGGATCTCGGCCGCCTTCTGGACCGGCGCCGGCGCGTACGCGATCGCCTTCTTCGCCTTCCAGGCCGCCGGGAGATCTGAAACCCCTGCTCGCGAGGGGGCGTAG
- a CDS encoding DUF885 domain-containing protein: MTRFLLGVALIAATIPTIGAARAASPDSERFNAMLSRMWEEQLKEAPIEATSIGDNRYNDLLPDFTTEAYRARNLGISRKYLDELHTYDRGKLTGQDRLSYDILDRDLKLDIEGDRFPGWMIPINQFGSLPTFFAVMGSGNSIQPFHTTKDYDDWLKRAHAAVPIFDGMIRNMRLGVAKGVVPPRVLIEKVVPQLDAHVVADPEKSLFWGPVAKFPDGVPEGDRARLTAAYRALVKDEIVPAYTRLRNFVRDEYIPKCRATVAWSDLPDGQAWYAFRIRGATTTSLSPAGIHQIGLDEVARIRGEMEKVKAQVGFQGDLHAFFKHLQESPEFYYDKSDDLLAGFRDIQKKINALLPKEFDVLPKADYEVRPVEAFRAQSAAGAQYQPATADGSRPGIFYVNIYNLKAQPKYGMETLSLHEASPGHHFQIAVAQEAEALPMFRRFNGYVAYSEGWALYSESIGKELGLFTDPYQWYGRLADEQLRAMRLVVDTGLHSKGWSREKAIAYMLDNSSMAESDVVAEVERYIAIPGQALGYKIGQLEITKLRGEAEKALGPAFDVKAFHRQVLLDGAVPMDVLATKIHEWIAVEKGKTGKG; the protein is encoded by the coding sequence ATGACACGATTCCTGCTCGGCGTCGCCCTGATCGCGGCCACGATTCCAACGATCGGCGCCGCGCGCGCCGCCTCCCCGGACAGCGAGCGGTTCAACGCCATGCTCTCCCGGATGTGGGAGGAGCAGCTCAAGGAGGCGCCGATCGAGGCGACGTCGATCGGCGACAACCGGTACAACGATCTGCTTCCCGACTTCACCACCGAGGCCTACCGCGCCCGGAACCTGGGGATCAGCCGGAAGTACCTCGACGAGCTGCACACGTACGATCGCGGAAAGCTCACCGGCCAGGACCGCCTCTCGTACGACATCCTCGACCGCGACCTGAAGCTCGACATCGAGGGGGACAGATTTCCCGGGTGGATGATCCCGATCAACCAGTTCGGGAGCCTGCCGACCTTTTTCGCGGTCATGGGATCGGGGAACAGCATCCAGCCCTTCCACACGACGAAGGACTACGACGACTGGCTCAAGCGCGCGCACGCGGCCGTCCCGATCTTCGACGGGATGATCCGCAACATGCGCCTCGGCGTCGCGAAGGGGGTCGTGCCGCCGCGCGTCCTCATCGAGAAGGTCGTCCCGCAGCTCGACGCGCACGTCGTGGCCGATCCGGAGAAGAGCCTCTTCTGGGGGCCGGTCGCGAAGTTCCCCGACGGCGTGCCCGAAGGGGATCGCGCGAGGTTGACGGCGGCGTACCGCGCCCTCGTCAAGGACGAGATCGTGCCGGCGTACACGCGCCTGCGGAACTTCGTCCGCGACGAGTACATCCCGAAGTGCCGCGCCACGGTCGCCTGGTCGGATCTCCCCGACGGCCAGGCCTGGTACGCCTTCCGGATCCGCGGCGCGACGACGACGAGCCTGAGCCCCGCCGGGATCCACCAGATCGGGCTCGACGAGGTGGCGCGCATCCGCGGCGAGATGGAGAAGGTGAAGGCTCAGGTCGGCTTCCAGGGGGACCTGCACGCCTTCTTCAAGCATCTTCAAGAGAGTCCCGAGTTCTACTACGACAAGTCCGATGACCTCCTGGCCGGCTTCCGCGACATCCAGAAGAAGATCAACGCGCTCCTGCCGAAGGAGTTCGACGTCCTCCCGAAGGCCGACTACGAGGTCCGTCCCGTGGAGGCCTTTCGCGCGCAGAGCGCGGCCGGTGCGCAGTACCAGCCCGCCACGGCCGACGGCTCACGCCCCGGGATCTTCTACGTCAACATCTACAACCTGAAGGCGCAGCCGAAGTACGGGATGGAGACGCTGTCCCTCCACGAGGCCTCCCCCGGGCACCACTTCCAGATCGCCGTCGCGCAGGAGGCGGAGGCGCTGCCGATGTTCCGGCGCTTCAACGGCTACGTCGCCTACTCGGAAGGGTGGGCCCTCTACTCGGAGTCGATCGGCAAGGAGCTGGGGCTCTTCACCGATCCCTACCAGTGGTACGGTCGCCTCGCCGACGAGCAGCTCCGCGCGATGCGCCTCGTCGTCGACACCGGTCTTCATTCCAAGGGCTGGTCGCGCGAGAAGGCGATCGCCTACATGCTGGACAACTCGTCGATGGCCGAGAGCGACGTCGTCGCCGAGGTGGAGCGGTACATCGCGATCCCGGGGCAGGCCCTCGGGTACAAGATCGGCCAGCTCGAGATCACCAAGCTTCGCGGCGAAGCGGAGAAGGCTTTGGGCCCCGCCTTCGACGTGAAGGCGTTCCACCGGCAGGTGCTCCTCGACGGCGCGGTGCCGATGGATGTGCTGGCGACGAAGATCCACGAGTGGATCGCGGTGGAGAAGGGGAAGACGGGGAAGGGGTAG
- a CDS encoding SMP-30/gluconolactonase/LRE family protein — MSRGRSGSAALTAWLACSLLAAAGLASLVAPARAAGDDVKQLRQQMLAAYQAKDYPLMLSVSLKILALDPGNPKQIFNVALAETKTGDTASASKHLIDLADRGLDFGIADADEFVALRASKDYEPLKRRLDELRTPLGKAQPGFTLVERDQIPEGIAYDATGRTWYVSSVHHRKIVARTDEGKIADFVKEGEDGLFSVLGMAIDAKRRWLWACTSALPEMTGYDKALEGHTGVYKYDLASGKLLKKYMMAGEAHPRALGDVVVAPSGDVYLSDGLTGGVYRILLAKDEIEEFVAPGVLRSAQGMAFPTGEKTLYVANYGGGVIAVDVATGARRDVASPEKLPLLGIDGLVAYGNGFIVTQNGIDPHRVTRYYLDAAGDRVERGEILEINDPRFRDPTLGVVVGDFYYFVANSQWGLFDKESKLPGDARLAAPLVLRIPLGG; from the coding sequence ATGTCGAGGGGGCGATCCGGATCTGCGGCGCTCACCGCATGGCTCGCCTGTTCGCTGCTCGCGGCGGCCGGCCTCGCCAGCCTCGTTGCCCCGGCCCGCGCCGCGGGCGACGACGTGAAGCAGCTGCGCCAGCAGATGCTGGCCGCCTACCAGGCGAAGGACTACCCGCTGATGCTGAGCGTCTCGCTGAAGATCCTGGCGCTCGATCCGGGAAACCCGAAGCAGATCTTCAACGTCGCGCTGGCCGAGACGAAGACGGGCGACACCGCGTCGGCGTCGAAGCACCTGATCGATCTGGCCGATCGCGGGCTCGACTTCGGGATCGCGGACGCCGACGAGTTCGTCGCGCTGCGCGCGTCGAAGGACTACGAGCCGCTCAAGCGCCGGCTCGACGAGCTTCGGACACCGCTCGGCAAGGCCCAGCCCGGCTTCACGCTGGTCGAGAGGGATCAGATCCCGGAGGGGATCGCCTACGACGCGACCGGCCGCACGTGGTACGTGAGCAGCGTCCACCACCGGAAGATCGTCGCGCGCACGGACGAGGGGAAGATCGCGGACTTCGTGAAGGAAGGGGAGGACGGCCTCTTCAGCGTGCTCGGGATGGCCATCGACGCGAAGCGGCGATGGCTGTGGGCGTGCACGTCGGCGCTCCCCGAGATGACCGGGTACGACAAGGCGCTCGAGGGACACACCGGCGTCTACAAGTACGATCTCGCCTCCGGCAAGCTGCTCAAGAAGTACATGATGGCGGGCGAGGCACACCCGCGCGCTCTCGGCGACGTCGTCGTCGCCCCGTCGGGCGACGTCTATCTTTCCGACGGCTTGACCGGCGGCGTCTATCGAATCCTCCTCGCGAAGGACGAGATCGAGGAGTTCGTGGCGCCGGGGGTCCTCCGCTCCGCGCAGGGGATGGCCTTCCCGACGGGGGAGAAGACCCTCTACGTCGCCAACTACGGCGGCGGGGTCATCGCGGTCGACGTCGCCACGGGCGCTCGGCGCGACGTCGCCTCCCCCGAAAAGCTCCCCCTCCTCGGCATCGACGGGCTCGTCGCGTACGGGAACGGCTTCATCGTCACGCAGAACGGCATCGACCCGCACCGCGTCACGCGCTATTACCTCGACGCGGCGGGCGACAGGGTCGAGCGAGGGGAGATCCTCGAGATCAACGACCCGAGGTTCCGCGATCCGACGCTCGGCGTCGTCGTCGGCGACTTCTACTACTTCGTCGCGAACAGCCAGTGGGGGTTGTTCGACAAGGAGTCGAAGCTCCCCGGGGACGCCCGGCTCGCGGCGCCGCTCGTCCTCAGAATCCCGCTCGGAGGCTGA